From the Flavobacterium gyeonganense genome, the window TCATCTAAAACCTGTCCGGTTAACTTGCTTTTTTTTTGGCCGTAGCGGGTTTACTATTTTTTTGCTTTACGAAAATATTATTGCCGACAATAGAAAACTGAATCGAATTATTTTTGTTAAGCTCATTAATAAGTGCTTTTATTTCGATATTTTTATAAGTATGTTTTTGATCAAAATACTTTTGACTGGTATTAATCTGATCTGTAAAAGCAAACTTAAAATCTGTTTGGCTCTCAATTTGCTTAAAGACTTCTTTTAATGTCATATTTTGATCTACTGTTACTGTAATTGTTTGGGAGTAGATACATAAACTGAATAAAAAAAAGCACGTTGAAATTATATGCTTCATGAATTTTTGTATTTTTGAATTATTATTAAATGGGATAGCTCTATACTATCCTGACTATGAGGAGGATGTTTAGTTTCGCGGCTAGTGCATCCTTTTTCTTTTCTATCGAAAAGTAATCTGTTTTAAATCTTCATTTATTTCAAAGTTTAGGTTATACATTTCTGATATTAATTGTACAATTGTTTTTAAATCTTCTTTTTTATTGATTCGGATTGTAATCCTTTGATTATCGTATTGTTCAGGAATAATCATTTTATAGCCATAATTTGCCATTATATAATCACTTACAGCGCTTAATTTTTCGTTTTCAAAATCTGCAAACCTGTTAAATTCTAAAACTTTAGCAACATTTTTTCCATAAATAAATTTTTCTCCCGGTTTAAGTATCCATTTCTTGTCCTGGTCTTTTATACTCATTTGGACACTTCCTTCGTATAGGAAAACCGTCACTCCTTTTTGTACATTTCCCTGAACCGTAAAACAAGTCCCTAACACAGTAGTTGTTGTTTCATTGCAAAAAACCTGAAACGGATATTTTTTGTCTTTTTTGACTTTAAAATAAGCTTCTCCTTCTACTACAATCTTTCTGTTGGTTTCAAAATTATTGGCATAAGTA encodes:
- a CDS encoding FecR family protein, which gives rise to MDKEKLDKEFEKLWNETPFSYSDDEKEASWEKFQSKTFAAKKPKIKIWRYMAAAAIIICMLTGTGIYLNRSPLQDTFYLTSNTIENTTSTIKIVGLPDSSSVELNPDSKITYANNFETNRKIVVEGEAYFKVKKDKKYPFQVFCNETTTTVLGTCFTVQGNVQKGVTVFLYEGSVQMSIKDQDKKWILKPGEKFIYGKNVAKVLEFNRFADFENEKLSAVSDYIMANYGYKMIIPEQYDNQRITIRINKKEDLKTIVQLISEMYNLNFEINEDLKQITFR